Proteins found in one Streptomyces sp. NBC_00461 genomic segment:
- a CDS encoding alpha-amylase, whose product MAPRRYVSAALALAAASAVMSPTTASASPPGTKDVTAVLFEWKFASVAKECTNTLGPAGYGYVQVSPPAEHIQGSQWWTSYQPVSYKIAGRLGDATAFKNMISTCHAAGVKVVVDTVINHMSAGSGTGTGGSSYTKYNYPGLYSSADMDDCTSTVGDYTNRANVQNCELVGLADLDTGEEYVRATIAGYMNSLLGYGADGFRIDAAKHIPAADLANIKSRLSNPSVYWKQEVIYGAGEAVQPTEYTGNGDVQEFRYAYDLKRVFNNENLAYLKNYGEGWGYMNSSVAGVFVDNHDTERNGSTLNYKDGANYTLANVFMLAYPYGAPDINSGYEWSDTDAGPPNGGQVNACWQDGWKCQHAWPEIIRMVAFRNAVRGESVTNWWDNGGDAIAFGRGSKGYVAINHESGSLTRTYQTSLPAGTYCNVQNDTPVTVNSSGQLTATLGSNTALAVYAGRTTC is encoded by the coding sequence ATGGCACCCCGTAGATACGTTTCCGCGGCCCTCGCACTCGCCGCAGCGTCAGCCGTCATGTCCCCCACCACGGCGTCCGCCTCCCCGCCCGGCACCAAGGACGTCACCGCCGTCCTCTTCGAGTGGAAGTTCGCCTCGGTCGCCAAGGAGTGCACCAACACGCTCGGCCCCGCGGGCTACGGCTACGTCCAGGTCAGTCCACCCGCGGAGCACATACAGGGCTCACAGTGGTGGACCTCGTACCAGCCGGTGAGCTACAAGATCGCGGGCCGGCTCGGTGACGCGACGGCCTTCAAGAACATGATCAGCACGTGTCACGCGGCCGGTGTGAAGGTCGTCGTCGACACCGTCATCAACCACATGTCGGCGGGCAGCGGCACCGGCACCGGCGGCTCGTCGTACACGAAGTACAACTACCCCGGCCTGTACTCCTCGGCCGACATGGACGACTGCACCTCCACGGTCGGCGACTACACCAACCGCGCCAACGTCCAGAACTGCGAACTCGTCGGCCTCGCCGACCTGGACACGGGCGAGGAGTACGTCCGCGCCACCATCGCCGGCTACATGAACTCCCTGCTCGGCTACGGCGCCGACGGCTTCCGCATCGACGCGGCCAAGCACATCCCCGCGGCCGACCTCGCCAACATCAAGTCCCGGCTCAGCAACCCGTCGGTGTACTGGAAGCAAGAAGTCATCTACGGCGCAGGCGAGGCCGTCCAGCCCACCGAGTACACGGGCAACGGCGACGTCCAGGAGTTCCGCTACGCGTACGACCTCAAGCGGGTCTTCAACAACGAGAACCTCGCCTACCTGAAGAACTACGGCGAGGGCTGGGGCTACATGAACAGCTCGGTGGCCGGAGTCTTCGTCGACAACCACGACACCGAGCGCAACGGGTCGACCCTCAACTACAAGGACGGCGCCAACTACACGCTGGCCAACGTCTTCATGCTCGCCTACCCCTACGGCGCCCCGGACATCAACTCCGGCTACGAGTGGTCCGACACGGACGCCGGACCTCCCAACGGCGGTCAGGTGAACGCCTGTTGGCAGGACGGCTGGAAGTGTCAGCACGCCTGGCCCGAGATCATCCGCATGGTCGCCTTCCGGAACGCCGTGCGCGGTGAGTCGGTGACGAACTGGTGGGACAACGGCGGCGACGCGATCGCCTTCGGGCGGGGCAGCAAGGGCTACGTCGCCATCAACCACGAGTCCGGCAGCCTGACCCGCACCTACCAGACGTCCCTCCCGGCCGGGACGTACTGCAACGTCCAGAACGACACGCCGGTGACGGTCAACAGCTCCGGCCAGCTCACCGCCACCCTCGGCTCCAACACCGCCCTCGCCGTCTACGCGGGCAGGACGACCTGCTGA
- a CDS encoding glycoside hydrolase family 13 protein, producing MSQQHSVIAPALTPAKARRSDWWRDAVIYQVYPRSFADSNGDGMGDLEGVRSRLPYLRDLGVDAVWLSPFYASPQADAGYDVADYRAVDPMFGSLLDADALIRDAHELALRIIVDLVPNHSSDQHEWFKRALREGPGSPLRDRYHFRPGKGASGELPPNDWESIFGGPAWTRVTEPDGTPGQWYLHLFAPEQPDFNWEHPAVGDEFRSILRFWLDIGVDGFRIDVAHGLVKAEGLPDLGSHEQLKLLGNDVMPFFDQDGVHEIYRQWRLILDEYSGNQEGPEGPSSEGRGRETGGRIFVAEAWTPTIERTANYVRPDELHQAFNFQYLSTDWDAAELREVVDRTLDAMRPVGAPATWVLSNHDVTRHATRFANPPGLGTQIRTAGDRELGLRRARAATLLLLALPGSAYVYQGEELGLPDVVDLADEVRQDPAYFRGAGQDGFRDGCRVPIPWTREGSSYGFGSGGSWLPQPESWGELSVEAQDGVPGSTLELYRSAFAARREQPDLGAGDAVEWLRAPEGVLAFRRGDFVCVTNTGGESVTTPAYGRVLLTSGEVTEADGEAKVPADTTVWFTTCP from the coding sequence ATGAGCCAGCAGCACTCTGTCATCGCCCCGGCCCTCACCCCCGCCAAAGCCAGGCGCAGCGACTGGTGGCGGGACGCGGTGATCTACCAGGTCTATCCGCGCAGCTTCGCCGACAGCAACGGCGACGGCATGGGTGATCTGGAAGGCGTACGCTCCCGACTCCCGTATCTGCGCGACCTCGGCGTGGACGCCGTGTGGCTGAGCCCGTTCTACGCCTCCCCGCAGGCCGACGCCGGCTACGACGTCGCCGACTACCGGGCCGTAGACCCCATGTTCGGCAGCCTCCTCGACGCGGACGCGCTGATCCGCGACGCCCACGAGCTGGCCTTGAGGATCATCGTCGACCTCGTGCCCAACCACTCCTCCGACCAGCACGAGTGGTTCAAGCGGGCCCTGCGCGAGGGCCCGGGCTCCCCCCTCCGCGACCGCTACCACTTCCGGCCCGGCAAGGGCGCGAGCGGCGAACTCCCGCCCAACGACTGGGAGTCGATCTTCGGCGGCCCGGCGTGGACGCGGGTCACCGAGCCGGACGGCACCCCCGGGCAGTGGTACCTCCACCTGTTCGCCCCCGAGCAGCCCGACTTCAACTGGGAGCACCCGGCCGTCGGCGACGAGTTCCGCTCGATCCTGCGCTTCTGGCTCGACATCGGCGTGGACGGCTTCCGCATCGACGTGGCCCACGGCCTGGTGAAGGCAGAGGGCCTGCCCGACCTCGGTTCCCACGAACAGTTGAAGCTGCTGGGCAACGATGTCATGCCGTTCTTCGACCAGGACGGCGTGCACGAGATCTACCGCCAGTGGCGGCTCATCCTCGACGAGTACTCCGGAAATCAAGAAGGGCCCGAAGGGCCTTCCTCGGAAGGGCGGGGGCGGGAGACGGGCGGGCGCATCTTCGTGGCGGAGGCCTGGACGCCGACCATCGAGCGCACGGCGAACTACGTCCGCCCCGACGAGCTCCACCAAGCCTTCAACTTCCAGTACCTGAGCACCGACTGGGACGCCGCCGAGCTCCGCGAGGTCGTCGACCGCACACTGGACGCGATGCGCCCGGTCGGCGCCCCCGCCACCTGGGTCCTGTCCAACCACGACGTCACCCGCCACGCCACCCGCTTCGCCAACCCGCCGGGTCTTGGCACCCAGATCCGTACGGCGGGCGACCGTGAGCTGGGGCTGAGGCGCGCGAGGGCCGCGACGCTGCTCCTGCTGGCGCTGCCCGGATCCGCGTACGTCTACCAGGGCGAGGAACTCGGCCTGCCGGACGTCGTCGACCTCGCGGACGAGGTCCGGCAGGACCCGGCGTACTTCCGCGGCGCCGGCCAGGACGGCTTCCGCGACGGCTGCCGGGTGCCCATCCCGTGGACGCGTGAGGGATCGTCGTACGGCTTCGGCAGCGGCGGCAGCTGGCTGCCGCAGCCGGAGAGCTGGGGCGAGTTGAGCGTCGAGGCGCAGGACGGCGTGCCGGGCTCGACCCTGGAGCTGTACCGCTCCGCCTTCGCGGCCCGCCGCGAGCAGCCCGACCTGGGCGCGGGCGACGCGGTGGAGTGGCTGCGCGCTCCCGAGGGCGTACTCGCCTTCCGGCGCGGGGACTTCGTGTGCGTCACCAACACCGGCGGGGAATCCGTGACGACTCCCGCGTACGGTCGCGTCCTGCTCACCAGCGGCGAGGTGACCGAGGCCGACGGTGAGGCGAAGGTGCCGGCGGACACGACGGTGTGGTTCACCACCTGCCCCTGA
- a CDS encoding sugar ABC transporter permease: MSTTTVETSAAVSEQSPVSPGRVRRRGDKSLAGSLTSHGILIVASLIAFFPVAWLIYLSLGPDKDDYLHPGGIWSKMSFSNYSFVLQHTEFFDWLKSSLIVSLGTTVIGVLIAATTGYAVSRMRFPGYRKFMWVLLVTQMFPVAVLMVPMYQILSDLQLIDSYLGLVLVYCSTAVPYCAWLLKGYFDTIPFEIDEAGRVDGLTPFGTFARLILPLAKPGLAVAAFYSFLTAFGEVAFASTFMLSDTKYTFAVGLQTFVSEHDAQRNLMAATAVLIAIPVSAFFYLVQKNLVTGLTAGGTKG, translated from the coding sequence ATGAGTACGACCACCGTCGAGACCTCGGCCGCGGTGAGCGAGCAGAGCCCCGTCAGCCCCGGCAGGGTCCGGCGCCGCGGTGACAAGAGCCTGGCCGGCTCCCTCACCTCGCACGGCATCCTGATCGTCGCGAGCCTGATCGCCTTCTTCCCGGTGGCCTGGCTGATCTATCTGTCCCTCGGCCCGGACAAGGACGACTATCTCCACCCCGGCGGCATCTGGTCCAAGATGTCGTTCTCCAACTACTCGTTCGTGCTGCAGCACACCGAGTTCTTCGACTGGCTGAAGAGCTCGCTGATCGTCTCGCTGGGTACGACGGTCATCGGCGTCCTGATCGCGGCCACCACCGGATACGCGGTCTCCCGGATGCGCTTCCCGGGTTACCGGAAGTTCATGTGGGTGCTGCTGGTCACGCAGATGTTCCCGGTAGCCGTACTCATGGTGCCGATGTACCAGATCCTGTCGGACCTGCAGCTCATCGACAGTTACCTTGGACTCGTCCTCGTCTACTGCTCGACAGCCGTGCCCTACTGCGCGTGGCTGCTCAAGGGCTACTTCGACACCATCCCGTTCGAGATCGACGAGGCGGGACGCGTCGACGGGCTGACCCCCTTCGGCACGTTCGCGCGACTGATCCTGCCGCTCGCCAAGCCGGGCCTGGCGGTCGCCGCCTTCTACAGCTTCCTCACGGCCTTCGGCGAGGTCGCCTTCGCGTCGACGTTCATGCTGTCCGACACGAAGTACACCTTCGCGGTCGGCCTGCAGACCTTCGTCAGCGAGCACGACGCCCAGCGCAACCTGATGGCCGCCACGGCGGTGCTGATCGCGATACCCGTCTCCGCGTTCTTCTATCTCGTGCAGAAGAACCTGGTGACCGGGCTCACCGCGGGCGGCACGAAGGGCTGA
- a CDS encoding carbohydrate ABC transporter permease: MTVAIDRATGKRRGDRAPRPGLGGRLKHGYQKHWYAYAMIAPVIVVLGVLVLYPLVYGLYLTLTDANSLNTARTIGVNHIDATYKFIGLDNYKDILFGPTSYDRFWSHFIWTIVWTALCVALHYTVGLGLALLLNQKLRGRTLYRLILILPWAVPTFVTVFGWRFMLADGGIINLALDALHLPSPDWLEDTFWQRFAAIMVNTWCGVPFMMISLLGGLQSIDGSLYEAAEMDGATAWQRFRYVTLPGLRSVSSTVVLLGIIWTFNQFAVIFLLFGNTGPDAQILVTWAYYLGFGQQPRDFAQSAAYGILLLAILIVFTSFYRRWLNRNDQQLAI, translated from the coding sequence ATGACAGTCGCCATCGACCGCGCCACCGGCAAGCGCCGCGGTGACCGCGCGCCGCGGCCCGGATTGGGCGGGCGCCTCAAGCACGGCTACCAGAAGCACTGGTACGCCTACGCGATGATCGCCCCGGTGATCGTCGTACTCGGCGTCCTCGTGCTGTACCCGTTGGTGTACGGCCTCTACCTGACGCTCACGGACGCCAACAGCCTCAACACCGCGCGCACGATCGGCGTCAACCACATCGACGCCACCTACAAGTTCATCGGGCTCGACAACTACAAGGACATCCTGTTCGGCCCGACGTCGTACGACCGCTTCTGGTCGCACTTCATCTGGACGATCGTGTGGACCGCGCTCTGTGTCGCCCTGCACTACACGGTCGGCCTCGGCCTCGCCCTTCTCCTCAACCAGAAGCTGCGCGGCCGCACCCTCTACCGGCTGATCCTCATCCTGCCGTGGGCCGTACCGACCTTCGTCACCGTCTTCGGCTGGCGCTTCATGCTCGCCGACGGCGGCATCATCAACCTCGCCCTGGACGCGCTCCATCTGCCCTCGCCGGACTGGCTGGAGGACACCTTCTGGCAGCGGTTCGCCGCCATCATGGTCAACACCTGGTGCGGTGTGCCGTTCATGATGATCTCGCTGCTCGGCGGACTGCAGTCCATCGACGGCTCCCTGTACGAGGCCGCCGAGATGGACGGCGCCACCGCCTGGCAGCGCTTCCGCTACGTCACCCTGCCGGGCCTGAGGTCGGTCAGCTCCACCGTCGTCCTGCTCGGCATCATCTGGACGTTCAACCAGTTCGCCGTGATCTTCCTGCTGTTCGGCAACACGGGTCCCGACGCCCAGATCCTGGTGACCTGGGCCTACTACCTCGGCTTCGGACAGCAGCCGCGCGACTTCGCGCAGTCCGCCGCCTACGGCATCCTGCTGCTGGCCATCCTGATCGTCTTCACCTCCTTCTACCGCCGTTGGCTGAACCGCAATGACCAGCAGCTCGCGATCTGA
- a CDS encoding extracellular solute-binding protein, producing MRRGIAATALVASFALAATACGGSDSGSDKSDGPVTITWWDTSNATNEAPTYKALVKEFEAANKDVKVNYVNVPFDQAQNKFDTAAGSKGAPDVLRSEVGWTPAFAKKGYFLPLEGTEALKDQSKFRSNLIEQAKYEGKTYGVPLVTDTLALVYNKALFKKAGITEAPKTWDELKADASKIDAKEKVYGYWGSTQAYYAQTFLYGEGTDTVDASAKKITVNSAAAKKAYGTWQSLFSGQGLHKADVTADAYAHIQDAFVNGKVASIIQGPWEITNFYKGSAFKDKSNLGIATVPAGSTGKAGAPTGGHNLSVYAGSDKAHQTAALKFVNFMTSAKSQTEIALKNSTLPTRDDAYTAEVKADPGIAGFQTVLPAAQPRPALPEYSSLWGPLDTELPKIAGGKESLDKGLSNVELAIAKLVPDFSK from the coding sequence ATGCGGCGTGGCATAGCGGCCACCGCGCTGGTGGCGTCTTTCGCCCTCGCGGCGACGGCCTGCGGCGGAAGTGACAGCGGCAGCGACAAGAGCGACGGCCCGGTCACCATCACCTGGTGGGACACCTCCAACGCCACCAATGAGGCGCCGACGTACAAGGCCCTGGTCAAGGAGTTCGAGGCCGCCAACAAGGACGTCAAGGTCAACTACGTCAACGTCCCCTTCGACCAGGCGCAGAACAAGTTCGACACCGCCGCCGGTTCCAAGGGCGCCCCGGACGTGCTGCGGTCCGAGGTCGGCTGGACCCCTGCCTTCGCGAAGAAGGGCTACTTCCTGCCGCTGGAGGGCACCGAGGCCCTCAAGGACCAGAGCAAGTTCCGGTCCAACCTGATCGAGCAGGCCAAGTACGAGGGCAAGACCTACGGCGTCCCGCTGGTCACCGACACCCTCGCCCTCGTCTACAACAAGGCCCTCTTCAAGAAGGCCGGCATCACCGAGGCCCCCAAGACCTGGGACGAGCTGAAGGCCGACGCCTCCAAGATCGACGCCAAGGAGAAGGTCTACGGCTACTGGGGCTCCACCCAGGCCTACTACGCGCAGACCTTCCTCTACGGAGAGGGCACCGACACCGTAGACGCCTCCGCCAAGAAGATCACCGTGAACTCGGCCGCCGCGAAGAAGGCCTACGGCACCTGGCAGAGCCTCTTCTCCGGACAGGGCCTGCACAAGGCCGACGTCACCGCCGACGCCTACGCCCACATCCAGGACGCGTTCGTCAACGGCAAGGTCGCCTCGATCATCCAGGGCCCCTGGGAGATCACGAACTTCTACAAGGGCTCGGCGTTCAAGGACAAGTCCAACCTCGGCATCGCCACCGTCCCGGCCGGCTCCACCGGCAAGGCGGGCGCCCCGACCGGCGGCCACAACCTGTCCGTCTACGCCGGCTCGGACAAGGCCCACCAGACGGCCGCGCTGAAGTTCGTCAACTTCATGACCTCCGCGAAGTCCCAGACGGAGATCGCGCTGAAGAACTCCACGCTGCCCACCCGCGACGACGCCTACACCGCCGAGGTCAAGGCGGACCCGGGCATCGCCGGCTTCCAGACGGTCCTGCCCGCCGCCCAGCCGCGCCCGGCGCTGCCCGAGTACAGCTCCCTGTGGGGGCCGCTGGACACCGAGCTGCCGAAGATCGCCGGCGGCAAGGAGTCCCTCGACAAGGGCCTGAGCAACGTGGAACTGGCCATCGCCAAGCTGGTGCCCGACTTCAGCAAGTAA
- a CDS encoding LacI family DNA-binding transcriptional regulator — protein MTTRLADIAAQAGVSEATVSRVLNGKPGVAATTRQSVLAALDVLGYERPVRLRQRSEGLVGLITPELENPIFPALAQVIGQALTRQGYTPVLATQTPGGSTEDELTEMLVDRGVAGIIYVSGLHADTTADMERYERLRAQGVPYVLVDGFSPKVQAPFISPDDRAAMTLAVTHLVSLGHTRIGLALGPKRFVPVQRKIEGFVRSMQDQLGLGAQTIEAEFVQHSLYTLEGGQAAATALIGRDCTAVVCASDMMALGAIRAARQLGLDVPRDVSVVGFDDSPLIAFTDPPLTTVRKPVPAMGQAAVRTLLEEIGGTPAPHSEFVFMPELVVRGSTASAPGDRNRP, from the coding sequence GTGACCACACGGCTAGCCGACATCGCTGCCCAGGCGGGGGTGAGCGAAGCGACCGTCAGCCGCGTCCTCAACGGGAAGCCGGGTGTCGCCGCCACCACCCGCCAGTCCGTGCTCGCCGCCCTCGACGTCCTGGGTTACGAGCGCCCGGTGCGTCTGCGGCAGCGCAGCGAGGGCCTGGTCGGCCTGATCACCCCGGAGCTGGAGAACCCGATATTCCCGGCGCTGGCCCAGGTCATCGGCCAGGCGCTGACCCGGCAGGGCTACACCCCGGTGCTCGCCACCCAGACCCCGGGCGGCTCGACCGAGGACGAGCTGACGGAGATGCTCGTCGACCGCGGGGTCGCCGGCATCATCTACGTCTCCGGCCTGCACGCCGACACCACCGCCGACATGGAGCGCTACGAGCGGCTGCGCGCCCAGGGCGTGCCGTACGTGCTGGTGGACGGCTTCTCGCCGAAGGTGCAGGCACCTTTCATCTCCCCCGACGACCGTGCGGCGATGACGCTGGCGGTCACGCACCTGGTGTCGCTGGGGCACACGAGGATCGGCCTCGCCCTCGGCCCCAAGCGCTTCGTGCCCGTACAGCGCAAGATCGAGGGCTTCGTCCGTTCGATGCAGGACCAGCTCGGCCTCGGCGCGCAGACGATCGAGGCGGAATTCGTCCAGCACTCGCTGTACACCCTGGAGGGCGGGCAGGCCGCCGCCACCGCGCTGATCGGGCGCGACTGCACGGCGGTGGTGTGCGCGAGCGACATGATGGCGCTGGGCGCGATACGGGCGGCCCGGCAGCTCGGGCTCGACGTGCCGCGCGACGTCTCGGTGGTGGGCTTCGACGACTCCCCCCTGATCGCCTTCACGGATCCGCCGCTGACCACGGTCCGCAAGCCGGTCCCGGCGATGGGGCAGGCGGCGGTACGGACGTTGCTGGAGGAGATCGGCGGGACGCCCGCACCGCACAGTGAGTTCGTGTTCATGCCGGAGCTGGTGGTGCGGGGTTCGACCGCTTCGGCCCCTGGGGACCGGAATCGTCCCTAA
- a CDS encoding phosphatase PAP2 family protein — translation MGDSTVTSLEDREQTAAPGSLTAVKGPAFLRRLRTPRRPRLWFEILLIAVSYWTYSLIRNAVPEQRGAALRNADWLWRMEHHLGLAVEESVNHTVNSVTWLIVGMNYYYATLHFVVTLGVLVWLYRSHPGRYAATRLVLFATTGVALVGYYLYPLAPPRLMTGSHFIDTVMVHQTWGSMASGDLKHMSNQYAAMPSMHIGWSVWCGLTIFALSRVPWVRVLGLLYPVATLTVIVATANHFWLDAVGGLLCLAFGFTVARLWYGALPYALPRDVPPAAPNRADDRARPPRGWSRSSPRP, via the coding sequence ATGGGTGACTCGACCGTGACCAGTCTGGAAGACCGTGAGCAGACGGCCGCTCCGGGCTCCCTCACGGCCGTGAAAGGTCCGGCTTTCCTGCGTCGGCTGCGCACCCCGCGCCGTCCCCGCCTCTGGTTCGAGATCCTTCTGATCGCGGTGAGTTACTGGACGTACTCACTGATCCGCAACGCGGTCCCCGAGCAGCGCGGCGCGGCACTGCGCAACGCCGACTGGCTCTGGCGGATGGAGCACCATCTCGGCCTCGCCGTCGAGGAGTCCGTCAACCACACCGTCAACTCGGTGACTTGGCTGATCGTCGGCATGAACTACTACTACGCGACGCTGCACTTCGTGGTCACGCTGGGTGTGCTGGTGTGGCTGTACCGCAGTCACCCGGGCCGCTACGCGGCGACGCGTCTGGTGCTGTTCGCGACGACGGGTGTGGCCCTGGTCGGTTACTACCTGTATCCGCTGGCACCGCCGCGTCTCATGACCGGCAGCCACTTCATCGACACGGTCATGGTCCACCAGACCTGGGGGTCGATGGCCTCCGGCGACCTGAAGCACATGTCGAACCAGTACGCCGCGATGCCGTCCATGCACATCGGCTGGTCCGTGTGGTGCGGCCTGACGATCTTCGCCCTGTCCAGGGTGCCGTGGGTGCGGGTGCTGGGCCTTCTCTATCCGGTGGCGACGCTCACGGTGATCGTCGCGACGGCCAACCACTTCTGGCTGGACGCGGTCGGAGGGCTGCTGTGCCTCGCCTTCGGGTTCACGGTGGCACGGCTCTGGTACGGGGCGTTGCCGTACGCGCTGCCACGCGACGTCCCCCCGGCGGCACCGAACCGGGCCGACGATCGTGCGCGACCACCTCGTGGCTGGTCACGCAGTTCCCCGCGCCCCTGA